Proteins encoded together in one Planifilum fulgidum window:
- the metG gene encoding methionine--tRNA ligase, which yields MAEQKTFYITTPIYYPSDKLHIGHAYTTVAGDAMARYKRLKGYRVMYLTGTDEHGQKIQRKAQEQGKTPQQFVDEIVAGIRQLWDRLDISYDDFIRTTEERHKRVAQKIFKRLMDQGDIYLGEYEGWYCTPCESFWTERQLVDGNCPDCNRPVEKVREKSYFFRMSKYVDRLLAHYEAHPDFIQPESRKNEMIQNFIKPGLEDLCVSRTTFDWGIPVPGDPKHVMYVWIDALTNYITAIGYLSDDPEERAKFETFWPADVHLVGKEIVRFHTIYWPIMLMALGLPLPKKVFGHGFLQLKEGKMSKSKGNVVYPIPLIDRYGLDALRYYLLREVPFGADGSFTPEGFVERINGDLANDLGNLLHRTLTMVEKYFGGIVPAAVEGATSHDGTLKRLAEETVDRVEEAMEALQFSVALTAIWDLIRGTNKYIEQTMPWELAKDPAKKDVLGSVLHHILESLRIVSVLLQPFLTRTPRRMWEQLGLSEGELTSWESACRFGSFPAGIRVKKGDPLFPRLDVKEEVQAIRRMMGASLADSSESKESGKKPEKDASKKEGKGAEDTPGIITIDDFAKVDLRVAEVVEADRVKGADRLLKLQLDLGGERRQVVAGIAQYYQPEELTGRKVICVANLKPAKLRGERSEGMILAAKDGDRLVLATVSGDIPSGTRVK from the coding sequence GTGGCGGAACAAAAAACCTTCTACATCACGACGCCGATCTATTATCCCAGCGACAAACTGCACATCGGCCACGCTTATACCACGGTGGCCGGCGATGCGATGGCCCGCTACAAGCGGCTCAAGGGATATCGGGTGATGTACCTGACCGGAACCGACGAACACGGCCAGAAGATCCAGCGCAAGGCCCAGGAACAGGGGAAGACTCCCCAGCAGTTCGTCGATGAAATCGTGGCGGGCATCCGCCAGCTCTGGGATCGTCTGGACATCTCCTACGACGACTTTATCCGGACGACCGAGGAGCGGCACAAGCGGGTGGCGCAGAAGATCTTCAAGCGCTTGATGGATCAGGGGGACATCTATCTCGGCGAGTACGAAGGCTGGTACTGCACCCCCTGCGAATCCTTCTGGACGGAGCGGCAGCTGGTGGACGGGAACTGTCCCGACTGCAACCGGCCGGTGGAAAAGGTGCGGGAGAAGAGCTACTTTTTCCGGATGAGCAAGTATGTGGACCGGCTGTTGGCCCATTACGAGGCCCATCCCGACTTCATCCAGCCGGAGTCCCGGAAGAACGAGATGATCCAAAACTTCATCAAGCCGGGTCTGGAGGATTTGTGCGTATCCCGCACCACCTTCGACTGGGGCATTCCGGTGCCCGGCGATCCGAAGCACGTGATGTACGTGTGGATCGACGCTTTGACCAACTACATCACCGCCATCGGCTATCTGTCGGACGACCCCGAGGAACGGGCCAAATTTGAGACCTTCTGGCCGGCGGATGTGCACCTGGTGGGAAAGGAGATCGTCCGCTTCCACACCATCTACTGGCCGATCATGCTGATGGCCCTGGGGCTTCCCCTGCCGAAAAAGGTGTTCGGTCACGGTTTCCTGCAGTTGAAGGAAGGGAAGATGTCCAAATCGAAGGGGAACGTGGTTTATCCGATCCCCCTGATTGATCGGTACGGGTTGGACGCCCTCCGTTACTATCTGCTTAGGGAAGTCCCCTTCGGCGCGGACGGTTCCTTCACCCCGGAAGGTTTCGTGGAGCGGATCAACGGCGATCTGGCCAACGACCTGGGGAACCTCCTCCACCGGACGCTCACGATGGTGGAGAAATACTTTGGCGGCATCGTCCCGGCGGCCGTCGAAGGAGCCACTTCCCACGACGGAACTTTGAAGCGCCTGGCGGAAGAGACGGTGGACCGGGTGGAGGAAGCAATGGAGGCGCTCCAGTTCTCCGTCGCCCTGACGGCGATTTGGGACCTGATCCGCGGCACCAACAAATACATCGAACAGACGATGCCCTGGGAATTGGCCAAGGACCCGGCCAAGAAGGACGTCCTGGGCTCGGTCCTCCATCACATTTTGGAGTCGCTCCGGATTGTGAGCGTGCTCCTTCAGCCCTTCCTGACCCGCACTCCCCGCCGGATGTGGGAGCAGCTGGGCCTCTCCGAAGGGGAGCTGACTTCCTGGGAGAGCGCCTGCCGGTTCGGTTCCTTCCCCGCCGGCATCCGGGTCAAGAAGGGGGATCCCCTCTTCCCCCGTTTGGACGTGAAGGAGGAGGTGCAGGCCATCCGGCGGATGATGGGCGCTTCCCTCGCCGATTCCTCGGAATCCAAGGAATCCGGGAAGAAACCGGAAAAGGATGCGTCCAAGAAAGAAGGGAAGGGGGCGGAGGATACTCCCGGGATCATCACCATCGACGACTTCGCCAAGGTGGACCTGCGCGTGGCGGAAGTGGTGGAAGCCGACCGGGTGAAGGGGGCCGACCGGCTGCTGAAGCTGCAGTTGGATCTGGGCGGGGAGCGCCGCCAGGTGGTGGCCGGGATCGCCCAATATTATCAGCCGGAGGAGCTGACCGGCCGCAAAGTGATCTGCGTGGCCAATCTGAAACCGGCGAAGCTCCGAGGAGAGCGCTCCGAGGGAATGATCTTGGCCGCCAAGGACGGGGACCGGCTGGTGCTTGCCACCGTATCCGGCGACATTCCGAGCGGCACCCGGGTGAAATGA
- the lepB gene encoding signal peptidase I, translating into MLHRSRSSEWLIAVLIAVLLAMVIRLYFYAPYRVYGSSMFPTLQGDELLIVNKWIYGQRFPSYGDIIVFHTEEDRDFIKRVIGLPGDEIAIRDGYVWRNGKKLKEPYISSEIRGDYPTTRVPPGHLFVLGDNRNYSRDSREIGMVHVDEVVGRAEIVLYPLDRFQLLVR; encoded by the coding sequence ATGTTGCATCGATCGCGATCCAGTGAGTGGTTGATCGCCGTGTTGATCGCGGTGCTGTTGGCGATGGTGATCCGGCTGTATTTTTACGCTCCCTACCGGGTGTACGGCAGCTCCATGTTTCCCACCCTGCAGGGGGATGAGCTGCTGATCGTGAACAAATGGATCTACGGTCAGCGATTTCCTTCCTACGGCGATATCATCGTGTTTCACACGGAGGAGGACCGGGATTTCATCAAGCGGGTGATCGGCCTTCCGGGCGATGAAATCGCCATTCGCGACGGTTATGTGTGGCGGAACGGGAAAAAACTGAAGGAACCTTACATAAGCAGCGAAATCCGGGGAGACTACCCGACCACGCGGGTGCCGCCCGGCCACCTGTTCGTCCTGGGGGACAACCGCAATTACAGCCGGGACAGCCGGGAGATCGGGATGGTCCACGTCGATGAGGTGGTGGGAAGGGCGGAAATCGTTCTCTATCCCCTGGACCGGTTTCAACTGCTTGTAAGATGA
- a CDS encoding TatD family hydrolase, which yields MLFDSHAHLNDEQFDDDRDEVIRRAREQGVSRILNIGFNRETIQSTLALAERYDFIYAAVGWHPHDAAAMTDADLKWLRSLTEHPKVVALGEMGLDYYRNHSPRAVQEEVFRRQIRLAREVGLPIIIHNREADDDVLRVLREEGAAEVGGVMHCFGGDWEMAQRCLEMNFLIGLGGPVTFKNARLPKEIAVRIPLDRLLIETDAPYLAPHPHRGKRNESGYVRLVAEAIAGLRGIPFEEVARQTDANARRLFRIGEAA from the coding sequence ATGCTGTTTGACAGCCACGCCCATCTGAACGATGAACAATTCGACGATGACCGGGACGAAGTGATCCGAAGGGCGCGGGAACAAGGCGTTTCCCGGATTCTCAACATCGGCTTCAACCGCGAAACGATTCAATCCACCCTCGCTCTGGCGGAACGATACGACTTCATCTACGCGGCGGTGGGATGGCATCCCCATGACGCCGCGGCGATGACGGACGCCGATCTCAAGTGGCTCCGCTCCCTGACGGAACATCCCAAGGTGGTGGCGCTCGGGGAAATGGGCCTGGATTACTACCGCAATCATTCGCCGAGGGCGGTCCAGGAAGAGGTTTTTCGCCGCCAGATTCGCCTCGCGCGGGAGGTCGGCTTGCCGATCATCATCCACAACCGGGAGGCGGACGACGACGTTCTCCGGGTGCTTCGGGAGGAAGGGGCGGCGGAAGTGGGAGGCGTGATGCACTGCTTCGGCGGGGACTGGGAGATGGCCCAGCGGTGCCTGGAGATGAACTTCCTGATCGGTCTCGGAGGGCCCGTCACCTTCAAGAACGCTCGCCTGCCGAAGGAAATCGCGGTCCGAATCCCCTTGGACCGGTTGTTGATCGAGACGGATGCCCCCTATCTGGCGCCGCATCCCCATCGCGGCAAGCGAAACGAGAGCGGCTATGTGCGCCTGGTCGCCGAGGCGATCGCCGGTTTGCGGGGAATCCCCTTTGAAGAGGTGGCGCGTCAGACCGACGCCAACGCCCGCCGCCTGTTCCGGATCGGAGAGGCGGCGTAG
- the rnmV gene encoding ribonuclease M5, which translates to MRHVVKKIKEVIVVEGKKDTAAVQRAVAADTLETGGSAVGSDLISAIRRARDKRGVIILTDPDGPGERIRRIISEQVSGCKHAFIPREEATGRDGVGVEHASPEAIRRALERVRTEEEPEGETITWEEYLQAGLVGGEQARRRREAVGKAMGIGYGNGRRFFRKLQLFRITREELARALDRIEGKNEG; encoded by the coding sequence ATGCGGCACGTGGTGAAGAAGATCAAGGAAGTGATCGTCGTCGAAGGAAAGAAGGATACCGCCGCCGTCCAAAGGGCCGTGGCGGCGGACACCCTGGAGACCGGGGGCTCCGCCGTCGGATCGGACCTGATAAGCGCCATCCGGCGGGCCCGGGACAAAAGAGGCGTCATCATCCTGACGGACCCGGACGGGCCCGGGGAGCGGATCCGGCGGATCATCTCCGAACAGGTGTCCGGATGCAAACACGCGTTCATCCCCCGGGAAGAGGCCACCGGCCGGGACGGGGTGGGCGTCGAACATGCCTCCCCGGAGGCGATCCGCCGCGCCCTGGAACGCGTCCGGACGGAGGAGGAACCGGAGGGGGAGACGATCACCTGGGAGGAATACCTTCAGGCCGGTCTTGTCGGGGGGGAACAGGCCCGCCGGCGCCGGGAGGCCGTCGGAAAGGCGATGGGGATCGGGTACGGCAACGGACGGCGTTTTTTTCGCAAATTGCAGTTGTTCCGCATCACCCGGGAAGAATTGGCCCGGGCTCTCGACCGAATCGAAGGGAAGAATGAAGGATGA
- the rsmA gene encoding 16S rRNA (adenine(1518)-N(6)/adenine(1519)-N(6))-dimethyltransferase RsmA, which produces MKQSPIVARTRQLLADHNLSLKKSLGQHFLVDQRVLERIIEAAELDSSTGVLEIGPGMGALTERLADRAGAVLAVEIDDRLIPILRELFSDRPHVTVVHGDALKVDLRELIKRHLGSARRFSVVANLPYYVTSPILMRLLEERLPLDRIVVMIQKEVAERILAGPGTKEYGSLSVAVRYFAEVSWICGVPRNCFVPRPQVDSAVIRLRLRREPAVSVRNEALFFRAVRAAFAQRRKTLANALSAAFFGGKRKEELGNLLTDIGIDPGRRGETLTLEEFGRLADALDRMIETR; this is translated from the coding sequence ATGAAACAGTCCCCCATTGTGGCGCGCACCCGCCAGCTGTTGGCCGATCACAACCTTTCCCTGAAGAAGAGTCTGGGACAGCACTTTCTGGTGGATCAGCGGGTGTTGGAGAGAATCATTGAGGCCGCGGAGCTGGATTCGTCCACCGGCGTGCTGGAAATCGGGCCGGGGATGGGCGCGCTGACGGAGCGGCTGGCGGACCGGGCGGGCGCGGTGCTGGCGGTGGAGATCGATGACCGGCTGATCCCGATCCTCCGGGAGCTGTTTTCCGATCGACCCCATGTGACGGTGGTGCACGGGGATGCCCTCAAGGTGGATTTGCGGGAGCTGATCAAGCGGCATCTGGGATCGGCCAGGCGGTTTTCCGTCGTCGCCAATCTCCCCTACTACGTCACCTCGCCCATTCTGATGCGCCTTCTCGAAGAGCGGCTTCCCCTGGACCGGATCGTGGTCATGATTCAGAAGGAAGTGGCCGAACGGATCCTGGCCGGGCCGGGGACCAAGGAATACGGATCCCTTTCCGTGGCCGTCCGGTACTTCGCCGAGGTGTCCTGGATCTGCGGCGTTCCCCGGAACTGCTTTGTTCCCCGTCCCCAGGTGGATTCGGCGGTCATCCGTCTCCGGCTTCGGCGGGAGCCCGCGGTTTCCGTCCGAAACGAGGCCCTCTTCTTCCGGGCGGTGCGGGCGGCCTTTGCCCAGAGGCGGAAGACCTTGGCGAACGCCCTGTCCGCAGCCTTTTTCGGGGGAAAGCGGAAAGAGGAGCTGGGAAACCTGCTGACGGATATCGGCATCGATCCGGGCCGCCGGGGAGAAACGCTGACCCTGGAGGAATTCGGGCGCCTGGCCGATGCGCTGGACCGGATGATTGAGACGCGGTGA
- a CDS encoding ribonuclease H-like YkuK family protein: MISPVEGSPLFIHPRKGPMSLKQVVADIRSYIEKDRNSRYKIVLGTDSQTSHRETMFVTAIIVHRVGKGALFYYARNRSKPLLDLRYRIYRETELSLSCMERLKEMGLVGLSADLPVEIHLDVGRRGETRKLIQEVVGWVTSVGYTAKIKPEAYAASAVADRFTK; encoded by the coding sequence GTGATATCGCCCGTGGAGGGATCCCCCCTTTTTATCCATCCCCGTAAGGGACCCATGAGCCTGAAGCAGGTCGTGGCCGACATTCGCTCCTACATCGAAAAGGACAGAAATTCCCGGTACAAGATCGTCCTGGGGACGGACTCCCAGACGTCGCACCGGGAAACGATGTTTGTGACGGCCATTATCGTCCACCGCGTCGGAAAAGGGGCCCTGTTCTACTATGCCCGCAACCGGTCCAAACCGCTCCTTGATCTGCGCTACCGGATCTACCGGGAGACGGAGCTTTCCCTTTCCTGCATGGAACGGCTGAAGGAGATGGGGCTTGTCGGATTGTCGGCCGACCTGCCGGTGGAGATTCATCTCGACGTGGGGCGTCGGGGAGAGACTCGAAAGCTGATTCAGGAAGTGGTGGGATGGGTGACCTCCGTGGGTTACACAGCCAAAATCAAGCCCGAGGCGTACGCGGCCAGCGCGGTGGCGGACCGTTTTACCAAATGA
- the veg gene encoding biofilm formation stimulator Veg, whose amino-acid sequence MGKNALSEIKRTLDGYIGQRIRLKANSGRRKTIERTGILEETYPSVFIVKLDEDQHAFKRVSYSYADILTETVELTVFQESGPVQVKYVKKQ is encoded by the coding sequence ATGGGCAAAAACGCGCTTTCGGAGATCAAGCGTACCCTCGACGGTTACATCGGGCAGAGGATTCGTCTGAAAGCCAACAGCGGACGGCGTAAAACCATTGAACGAACCGGCATCCTGGAGGAGACGTATCCATCTGTCTTCATCGTCAAACTGGACGAGGATCAGCACGCTTTCAAGCGGGTTTCCTACAGCTATGCCGATATTTTGACGGAGACGGTGGAGCTCACCGTTTTTCAGGAAAGCGGCCCGGTTCAAGTCAAGTACGTGAAGAAACAATAA
- a CDS encoding small, acid-soluble spore protein, alpha/beta type → MARRRGVMSEDLKIELAKDLGFYDVVKREGWGGIKARDAGNMVKRAIQMAEERLKDR, encoded by the coding sequence GTGGCACGACGCCGTGGTGTCATGTCGGAGGACTTGAAGATCGAATTGGCGAAGGATCTCGGCTTTTACGATGTGGTGAAGCGCGAGGGCTGGGGCGGAATCAAGGCCCGGGACGCCGGTAACATGGTGAAACGCGCGATCCAAATGGCTGAGGAACGCTTGAAGGACCGATAA
- the ispE gene encoding 4-(cytidine 5'-diphospho)-2-C-methyl-D-erythritol kinase — protein MIFSEKAPAKINLTLDVLHKREDGYHELEMVMTSIDLADRIDLMETDDGQIHMDSTSGLVPLDERNLAFRAASLIRERFGIRQGVRIFIHKKIPVAAGLAGGSSDAAATLRGLNRMWKLGLKPEELVELGAELGSDVPYCVRMGTALAKGRGEILRPLPPPPPCWVVLAKPPHGVSTADIFRRLDIGRISSRPDTEGMIDALSRSDYPAVCRLLGNVLEEVTLEMFPEVRRLKERIRRYGADGVLMSGSGPTVFGLVDRESRARRIVNALRGFCRQVFAVRMLGVPEGATAHGG, from the coding sequence ATGATCTTTTCGGAAAAAGCGCCTGCGAAAATCAACCTGACTTTGGACGTATTACATAAACGGGAAGACGGCTATCATGAACTGGAAATGGTGATGACCTCCATCGATCTGGCCGACCGGATCGATCTGATGGAGACGGATGACGGACAGATTCACATGGACAGCACCTCGGGGCTGGTTCCCCTGGATGAGCGAAATCTGGCCTTTCGGGCGGCTTCCCTGATCCGGGAGCGGTTCGGCATCCGGCAAGGGGTCCGCATCTTTATCCACAAGAAGATACCCGTCGCCGCGGGGCTTGCCGGAGGAAGCAGCGATGCGGCGGCCACCCTCCGCGGACTCAACCGGATGTGGAAATTGGGGCTTAAGCCGGAGGAGCTGGTGGAGCTCGGGGCGGAACTGGGGTCGGACGTGCCCTATTGCGTTCGGATGGGGACGGCCTTGGCCAAGGGGAGGGGGGAGATACTCCGGCCCCTTCCCCCGCCCCCGCCCTGTTGGGTGGTGTTGGCCAAGCCCCCCCACGGCGTTTCCACCGCCGACATCTTTCGGCGGTTGGACATCGGGCGCATCTCCTCCCGTCCGGATACGGAGGGAATGATTGACGCCCTTTCCCGTTCCGATTATCCGGCGGTATGCCGCCTTTTGGGCAACGTGCTGGAAGAGGTGACGCTCGAAATGTTCCCGGAAGTGAGGCGGCTGAAGGAGCGGATCCGCCGCTACGGCGCCGACGGGGTGCTGATGTCGGGAAGCGGCCCCACCGTTTTCGGACTGGTCGACCGCGAATCGAGGGCGCGCCGGATCGTCAACGCCCTGCGCGGATTTTGCCGGCAGGTGTTCGCGGTTCGGATGCTGGGCGTGCCGGAAGGTGCGACGGCGCACGGCGGGTGA
- the purR gene encoding pur operon repressor yields the protein MKKWRRSARLVDMTRLLIQEPHKLIPLGTFAERYGTAKSSISEDLDIIHEVLEAQGAGALETVSGAAGGVRFIPRMSRAQTEGVLRDLCGRLADPDRILPGGYLYLSDLLGDPALIREIGRIFATLFAEERIDAVVTVETKGIPLAYATATHLGTSVAIVRRDSRVTEGSVVTINAVSGSSRRIRTFSLARRSLKEGSRVLIVDDFMKAGGTVRGMVDLLAEFRAEVAGVCVMVESPARERLVDDYFSLAKVDEIDVKSRTIAVSFGNLFAKGVGFQ from the coding sequence ATGAAGAAGTGGAGACGGAGCGCACGGTTGGTGGACATGACTCGCTTATTGATCCAGGAGCCGCACAAGCTGATTCCTCTCGGGACCTTTGCCGAGCGGTACGGGACGGCCAAGTCCTCCATCAGCGAGGACCTGGACATCATTCACGAAGTGCTCGAGGCGCAGGGGGCGGGAGCGCTGGAAACCGTCTCCGGGGCAGCCGGGGGCGTTCGGTTCATCCCTCGAATGAGCCGGGCTCAGACCGAAGGGGTGCTCAGGGATTTGTGCGGGCGGCTGGCTGATCCGGACCGCATTTTGCCCGGAGGATACCTGTACCTGTCGGACCTCCTCGGCGATCCGGCGCTGATCCGGGAGATCGGCCGCATCTTCGCAACCCTGTTTGCTGAGGAGCGGATCGACGCGGTGGTGACCGTCGAAACCAAGGGAATTCCCCTCGCTTATGCCACGGCCACCCATCTGGGCACCTCCGTGGCGATCGTTCGCCGGGACAGCCGGGTGACCGAGGGGTCGGTGGTGACGATCAACGCCGTTTCCGGTTCCAGCCGGCGCATCCGGACCTTTTCCCTTGCCCGACGCAGTCTGAAGGAAGGTTCCCGCGTTCTGATCGTCGACGATTTCATGAAGGCGGGAGGAACCGTGCGGGGGATGGTGGACCTGCTGGCGGAATTCCGGGCGGAAGTGGCCGGCGTGTGCGTCATGGTGGAATCCCCCGCCCGGGAGCGGTTGGTGGACGATTATTTTTCACTGGCGAAAGTGGACGAGATCGACGTGAAGAGCAGGACGATCGCCGTGTCCTTCGGCAATCTCTTCGCAAAAGGGGTGGGATTTCAATGA
- a CDS encoding RidA family protein, producing MKPIHTDRAPAAIGPYAQAMRVGNFLFTSGQIPLKPTGELVTGDIVEQTHQVFANLRAILQAAGTDLNRVVKTTVYLADMNDFSKVNEVYATYFPEHRPARSCVEVSRLPKDVGIEIEVIATID from the coding sequence ATGAAACCGATCCATACCGATCGGGCGCCGGCGGCCATCGGCCCCTACGCCCAGGCGATGCGGGTGGGGAATTTCCTGTTCACCTCGGGACAGATTCCCCTGAAGCCGACGGGGGAACTGGTGACGGGGGACATCGTGGAACAGACCCATCAGGTTTTTGCCAACCTGCGCGCCATCCTGCAGGCGGCTGGAACCGATCTGAACCGGGTGGTCAAGACGACGGTCTACCTGGCCGACATGAACGATTTTTCCAAGGTGAACGAAGTGTACGCCACCTACTTTCCGGAGCACCGGCCGGCCCGGTCCTGCGTGGAGGTTTCCCGCCTGCCCAAGGATGTCGGCATCGAAATTGAAGTGATCGCCACCATCGACTAA
- the spoVG gene encoding septation regulator SpoVG yields MEVTEVRLRRVYPEGRMRAIVSITIDGEFVVHDLRVIDGKKGMFVAMPSKRTPEGEFRDIAHPISPTMREKIEAAVLEAYRRASENLVKESAEGVL; encoded by the coding sequence TTGGAAGTGACAGAAGTGCGGCTGCGGCGGGTGTATCCGGAAGGGCGCATGCGCGCCATCGTTTCCATCACCATCGACGGTGAATTCGTCGTCCATGACCTCCGGGTGATCGACGGGAAAAAGGGCATGTTCGTTGCGATGCCCAGCAAACGGACGCCGGAGGGGGAATTTCGCGACATCGCCCACCCGATTTCACCGACGATGAGGGAAAAGATCGAGGCCGCGGTGTTGGAAGCGTACCGCCGGGCCAGCGAGAATCTGGTCAAGGAATCGGCCGAAGGGGTCCTGTAG
- the glmU gene encoding bifunctional UDP-N-acetylglucosamine diphosphorylase/glucosamine-1-phosphate N-acetyltransferase GlmU, whose protein sequence is MEKLYAVILAAGQGTRMKSGKHKVLHPVCGKPIIDHILDALCRIGVDETVVVVGHHADQVRSHVGERARFVEQREQLGTAHAVMQAASLLQGRDGTTLILYGDHPLYTEETFSSLVETHRRSGAAATLLSAVLPDPTGYGRVMRGKGDEVLRIVEHKDATPEERKVREVFTGTICVDNRLLFDALAEVKNENDQGEYYLPDVIPVLRQKGKRIAAVSVGDPEEAMGVNNRVQLAEAEAAMTRRLLREHMLNGVTVIDPGNTYIEADVVIGRDTVIYPGSYLKRGTVIGEGCTIGPQADLTGVTVGNGSTIRYSVLQDCTVGERSQVGPFAYIRPGSRLEAETKVGCFVDVKNARLGRGSKVSHLGYVGDADVGEGVNIGCGAVTVNYDGVKKHRTVIGDGAFIGCNVNLVAPVTVEKGAYVAAGSTITDDVPEDALAIARERQVNKPGYAKRLRQKKGSDGNKGTPG, encoded by the coding sequence ATGGAGAAACTGTATGCGGTCATCCTGGCCGCCGGGCAGGGGACTCGGATGAAATCGGGGAAACACAAGGTGTTGCACCCGGTCTGCGGCAAACCGATCATCGATCACATCCTGGACGCCCTTTGCCGGATAGGAGTGGATGAGACGGTCGTCGTGGTGGGGCACCACGCCGATCAGGTCCGGTCTCATGTGGGAGAGCGGGCCCGCTTCGTGGAGCAGAGGGAACAGCTGGGGACGGCCCATGCGGTGATGCAGGCGGCTTCCCTCCTTCAGGGGCGGGACGGAACCACCCTGATTCTCTACGGCGATCATCCCTTGTATACGGAGGAGACCTTCTCCAGTCTGGTGGAGACGCACCGCCGATCAGGGGCGGCCGCTACCCTGCTTTCGGCGGTTTTGCCCGATCCGACGGGATATGGCAGGGTGATGCGCGGGAAAGGCGACGAGGTTCTCCGGATCGTGGAACACAAGGATGCCACGCCGGAGGAGCGGAAAGTGCGCGAAGTGTTCACCGGAACGATCTGCGTCGACAATCGCCTGCTGTTTGATGCCCTCGCTGAGGTGAAAAACGAAAATGATCAAGGCGAATACTACCTTCCGGACGTGATTCCCGTCCTGCGGCAAAAGGGAAAGCGCATCGCGGCGGTGAGCGTCGGCGATCCGGAAGAGGCCATGGGCGTGAACAACCGCGTCCAGCTGGCCGAGGCGGAGGCCGCCATGACCCGGCGGCTTCTGAGGGAACACATGTTGAACGGCGTGACCGTCATCGACCCCGGGAACACCTACATTGAGGCGGATGTGGTCATCGGCCGTGATACGGTGATTTATCCGGGAAGTTACCTGAAGAGGGGAACCGTGATCGGCGAGGGTTGCACCATCGGTCCCCAGGCGGACCTGACCGGAGTGACGGTGGGGAACGGATCGACCATCCGCTATTCGGTGCTTCAGGATTGCACGGTGGGAGAGCGCTCCCAGGTGGGCCCCTTCGCCTACATCCGTCCGGGAAGCCGGTTGGAGGCGGAGACGAAAGTGGGCTGTTTCGTCGACGTCAAAAACGCCCGGCTGGGACGGGGTTCCAAAGTGTCCCATCTCGGTTACGTGGGGGACGCCGACGTGGGCGAAGGCGTCAACATCGGTTGCGGGGCGGTCACCGTCAATTACGACGGCGTGAAGAAGCACCGGACCGTGATCGGCGACGGGGCCTTCATCGGGTGCAATGTCAACCTGGTCGCTCCCGTGACCGTGGAGAAGGGAGCGTATGTGGCCGCCGGTTCCACCATCACCGACGATGTGCCGGAGGACGCTCTGGCCATCGCCCGCGAGCGGCAGGTGAACAAACCGGGTTACGCCAAACGTCTGAGACAGAAAAAAGGTTCCGACGGAAACAAGGGCACGCCGGGCTGA